The Rhodanobacteraceae bacterium genomic sequence TGATGCCGGTGGGCAGCCACTACAAGTTCGTGATTCCGTCCGACCTCGCCTACGGCGCCGAGCCGAAGAACGGCTTCCCGCCCAACGAAACCCTGATCTTCGACGTGACGCTGGTGAAGATCGGCGCGGAGTAAGAGCGGTTTCATTCTGCGGAACAAAAAAACGCGGCCGGGAGGCCGCGTTTTTTGTGGTGTCATTTGTCGAAAAACGTAAAGGGTAAAGAGTAAATGGTAAAGACAAGTGGCGAGAGTTGCTTCTTCCCTTCACCCTTCACTCTTTACCTACCCGCCTCACCCGTGCGCAATCGCCTCGACGCGCGCGGCGCAGATGAAATCGTTCATCGACAAACCGCCGACGTCGTGCGTGGACCAGTGCACCACGCAGCGGTTGTAGCCGACCTCGAGATCGGGATGGTGGTCCTGGCGGTTCGCCATCCAGCCGATCGCGTTGACGAAACCGAGGGTCTCGTGGAAGTCCCGGAAGCGGAACGTCTTCACGATGGACTTGCCGTCGCTGGCGGCTTTCCAGCCCGGCAGCAATGTCAGGAATTCGTGCACGCGCGGGGCGTCCAGCGCGTGTTCCGCTCCCTTGCGGGGCTGGCAGGCGAGCGCAGCGAGTTCGTCGCGTGTCATGCGTCTTGCAGTCAATCCCCGCCCTGGATCTTGCCGTGCAGGTCGGAAAGCTTGCTCGGCAGGCTGGAGAAGAAGGCGGTCAGATCCTTGATGTCCTGATCGGACAGCGGCGCGGCCATGCCGTTCATGATGGCGTTGGTGCGCTGGCCGTCCTTGTACTGGTGCAGCGCGTGTTCCAGATAGTCCTGGTACTGGCCCGCGAGCGCGGGATAGTTGGGCGCGATGCCGTTGCCGTCGGTGCCGTGGCAGGCTTCGCACGGCGCGGCTTTCTGCTTGCCGGCGGCGACGCTGCCATCGGCCGCCGAGGCGGTGCCGCAGCCGAACGCAAGCGCCGCAGCGGCGAGGGAAACGAGGATGGTGCGGGACTGCATGGACGGTTCCCCCTGATTACTTCTGCTTGGGCGCGAGGCTGGAAAGATACGCCGCGATGTTCTCGATCTGCTGTTCGGTCAGGCTGTTGGCCTGCGCGTGCATGGTCGGATACTTGCGGGCGCCGCTCTTGTATTCGTTGAGCGCGTCGATGATGTATTGCTCGTTCTGGCCGGCGAGTTTCGGAACGTGGTATTCGGGATACACCGACATGTAGCCGGGGATGCCGTGGCAGCCGTGGCAGGAATACACCTCCAGCTTGCCCTGGGCCGGATCGCCCTTGGCGAACGCGGTGGTCACGAAGCACGTGAAACCTGCCAGCAAGACGACGCTCAGGAAGGATCGGATCATGTTCTGGATTCCCTGCGGGCGGCCCGGGCCGCGGTTGCAAAGTCGAAAGTATAGCCTGTGACCCCCGCGGACAGGCAAGCAGGCCGCGGGATAATCCAGCTCAGGCGGGGTGTGAAGCGGCGTGCGCCTGCTGCATCGCGTCGATCGCCAACGCCGAGTGTGCGTAGGCGCCGCCCGCGCGCATCTCGGCCGCCACCCAGATCGCTTCCATGATTTGCTGGTCGGTGGCGCCGGCCTTCATCGCGGCCCGGGTGTGGCCCTTGATGCAGTAGGGGCACTGCGTGGTGTGCGCGACCGCGACCGCGATCAGTTGTTTGGTGATCGCGGGCAGCGCGCCGTCGGCGAACACGGCCTTGCTGAAGTTCTGGAAGGCTTCCAGCGGCGCCGGAGCGAGTTCGCGGCGCTTGCGTGCGATGTCGGGGGTGGATTCGGGATACATCGGATGGTCCATGTCGATTTCCTCGCAATGCAATGATGCAACCCCGTCACTTTACGCCAATCCGCGCCGCGTGCGTTGCTGCGGGTCAGTGCGCACCGGCTTGATCGGGACGACATTGACCGTTTGCGAACCCGCGCGGGTAGTGTTCTGATGGCGGCATGAAGACATGGCGCTCCATTTGTTGGGGCTTCCTGCTGCTGGCGGCGGCCACGGTGGGCGTGGCCGCGCCGGAGTCGCCGATGGCGCATCCGGAAGTCGTGGTGCTGCGCGTGGATGGCGCGATCAGCCCGGCCAGCGCGGACTACGTGGTGCGCGGCATCGAGCGCGCCGATTCCATGCACGCCGACGCGGTGGTGCTGGAACTGGATACGCCCGGCGGACTGTCCAGTTCGATGCGCGACATCATCAAGGCGATCCTGGCTTCGCCGGTTCCGGTGATCGGCTACGTCGCGCCGTCGGGCGCGCGCGCGGCCAGCGCCGGCACTTACATCATGTACGCGTGCCACGTCGCCGCGATGGCGCCCGCGACCAACATCGGCGCGGCAACACCGGTCTCGCTGACCGGCGGCGGCAGCATTCCGCTGCCTTCATCCAGCAGCGGCAAGCCCGCGGCAATGGAATCGACCGAGCTGCGCAAGGTCACCAATGATGCGGTGGCGTACATCCGTTCGCTGGCCGAGCGCCGCGGCCGCAACGCCGACTGGGCCGAGCAGGCGGTGCGCGAGGCGGCCAGCGTTTCCGACACGCAGGCGCTGAAGCTGCACGTGGTCGACCTGGTCGCGCCGGATCTCACGCAGCTGCTGGCCGATGTCGATGGCCGCAAGGTGGAGACCGCGGCCGGCGAGCGCGTGTTGCACACGCGCGGCGCGGCGCTCACGAGCATCGACCCCGGTTGGCGCAGCAACTTCCTCGGCGTGCTCGCCAATCCCTCGGTCGCCTACATCCTGTTGTTGATCGGCCTCGGCGGTCTGGTGATGGAAGGCATGCACCCCGGCGGCGTGCTGCCGGGCGTGGTCGGCGCGATCTGCCTGTTGCTGGCGCTGTACGCGTTCCAGTTGCTGCCGGTGAACTTCGCGGGACTGGGGTTGATCCTGCTGGGCGTGGTCCTGATCGTGTCGGAAGCCTTCGTGCCCGCCTACGGCGTGCTCGGCACCGGAGGAGTCATTTCGTTCGTGATCGGTTCGGTGATCCTGATGCACACCGGCGTGCCGGGCTACGGCATCGCGCTGCCGGTGGTGGTCGGTGTGGCCATCGCCGCTGCAGGCATCCTCGCCGGCATCGTGTGGATGGCGATGCGCTCGCGCAGCCGACCGGTGGTCAGCGGACGCGAGGAGATGGTGGGCGCCAGGGCCGAGGTGGTCGCGGATTTCGAGGGCCTCGGCGCGGTGCACGTGCACGGCGAGCGCTGGCAGGCCCGCTCGGACGTTGCGCTGAAACGCGGCCAGAACGTCATCGTCACCGGCCTGCACGGGCTGGTGCTGGAGGTGCGACCCGCACCGCCGTCGAAGGAGGAATCGCAATGATCTTTCCCGCCGTTGTCGTGATCGTGGTGGTGGTGCTGGTGATCCTGTTGTCGTCGCTGAAGGTGCTGCGCGAATACCAGCGCGGGGTCATCTTCCTGTTCGGACGCTTCCAGGCCGTGAAGGGGCCGGGCATCATCGTGCTGATCCCGATCATGCAGCAGATGGTGCGCATCGATTTGCGGACCATCGTGATGGACGTGCCGCCGCAGGACGTGATCTCGCGCGACAACGTGCCGGTCAAGGTCAATGCGGTGATCCTGTTCCGGGTGATCGACCCCGAGAAGGCGGTGATCCAGGTCGAGGATGCGCGCGAGGCCACCAGCCAGCTCGCGCAGACCACGCTGCGTTCGGTGCTGGGCCAGCACGAACTGGACGAAATGCTGAGCGAACGCGACAAGCTCAACCACGACATCCAGATCATCCTCGACCAGCACACCGACGCGTGGGGCATCAAGGTGTCGAACGTCGAAATCAAGCAGGTCGACCTGGACGAGGGCATGATCCGCGCGATCGCGCGCCAGGCCGAGGCCGAGCGCCAGCGCCGCGCCAAGGTCATCAATGCCGAGGGCGAGCAGCAGGCTTCGGAAAAACTCATGCAGGCCGCGCAGACGCTGATGCAGCAGCCGCAGTCGATCCAGTTGCGCTACCTGCAGACGCTGGTGGAAGTCGCGGGGATCGCCGGCAACAAGACCAACACCATCGCGTTCCCGCTGCCGCTGGATTTGCTGGAGCCGCTGCTCGGCAACAAGCTGCGCAAGCCCGATGCGCCGCCGCCGGCATAACCGGCGCGCGGCGCTCGCTCACACCCGCGCGGATTTCACCAGCAGGTGCTTGGCGATCGCGCCGTGCAGGCGCCCGATTCCGCGCACCAGGTGCAGCGTCGCGAACAGCAGCAGGATGCCCAGTGCGCACCACACCGCGACGCCGGGCCAACTGATCGACCACTCCGCCAACCCGCACACCCAATCCGGCGCGCCGACGCAACTGCCGGACTCGAGATGCATGGTGTTCGCGACCGCTTTCAGGATCGGAGTCGCGATCAACGCCAGCGACACGGAGGTCAGCACCACCACGATCGTGAAGTAGGCGATGCCCAGCGGCAGCATCAGCAGCATGTACAGCAGCGTGAACCAGGTGCGCGGATCGCCGAGCATCCCGCCGATGCGCTTGAGCCATGGCCGGTCGCGTTCGACGTAGGGCGGCCGCCGCGGCATGCGCACGCCCAGCATGCCTTCCACGATGCGGCTCTCGACCAGCGACAGCCCGCGCACCGAGGCCATGAACAGCAGGAAGAACGGGATGCCGATCAGCGTGATCGCGAAACCGGTCGACAGCGACAGTCCGGTGACCGCCCAGGTGAAATAGAAGATGCCGGTGGCGAGCGCGAGCAGCATGTAGAACAGCGCGCCCCAGGTGTGCGGGTCCGCGGCGACGCCGAAGAACCGGCCGAGCGCCGAGCGGCGCGGGCGCGGCGGCGGTGTGCGCAACGCACGCGCGACGGTCTGTTCGGTGGTGCGGTAGATGTCCGCGACTTCTTCCGGCGCGCCGTAGCTGGTGGCGATCTTCGCGAGCAGCTCCGCTTCGCTCATGCCCGGGTTGTCGGCGAGTTCCGAGCGCAGGTGTTCCTCGGCGTCGTACAACGCGTCCTGGATCATCGCGGGATCGGCGCCGGCCAGTGCCGCGCGCAGTTGCGCCAGGTATTCCTTGATGGTGGTCGGCGTGTTCATGGCTTCAATCCTTCAAAATCGAATCAACGAAGCGGCGGGTGGAGTTCCATGCACCGATCCAGTCGCGCAGCACCTTCCTTCCGAGCGGCGTGATGCGGTAGTAGCGGCGCGGCGGGCCCGCCTCGGAGGGTTCCACGAAGGTATCCAGCAACTCGGCGGCACTGAGGTTGCGCAGCACCGGGTACAGCGCGCTCTGCTTGCCGACCAGCACGCCGCCGGCGTCGCGCTCCAGCAGCTTGGCGATCTGGTAGCCGTACAACGGTTCGGGTGCCGCTGCGAGCACCGCCAGCAGCACCAGCGACACCGTGCCGGCAGCCAGTTCCTTCTCGAATTTTTTCAGGTGCGCGTCGGTATCGCCCATCGCCCGGTGCTTGCATCGTGCATATACGCGAGTACACTATACCGCACTTGACAATAGTGGCATGCGCCGGAAGTCATGGCTGCGGCGCGATGCGTCGGAAGTCATGTTTGCGAGGGACGCGGCGAAGCGCATACTGGACGTGCGATGGGATCGGCAGCAGGCCGCCGACGTGCGGCGAGGAGATCGAAGATGCTCGAACTCGGAGTATTGGTGGCGTTCGTGGTCGGCGCGTGCTGGTTGTTCGGCGCACTGGTCGGCGGCTTGTTCAAGCTGACGTTCGGATTGTTCGGTGCGCTGTTCGGCGCAGTGTTCGGCCTGTTCGGACTGGCCATCGCCGCGTTGTTCGCGTTGCCGATCCTGTTCCTGGTGATGCTTCCGCTGACGTTGCCCGCGTTGTGCGTCGCGGCCCTGGTGTGGCTGATCGTGCGCGCGTCGCGTCCCGCCCAGCCGGCTCACACCCCGAACTGATACACACGGACGCGCGGCATCCGCTGGAGGACGCCGCGCATCCGTGGCTCGCGATCAACCGCGGTTCAACGCGAAGCGCACGGGAACCAGCGCCCAGGCTTCGATCGCGTGGCCATCGCGCATCGCGGGATGGAAGCGCCAGGCAGCCAGCACGTGTCGACGCGCCGCGTCGTCGAGCAGGCGCGAACCGCTGCCGCGTTCGACCACCACTTGTACCGGCATGCCGT encodes the following:
- a CDS encoding Sensor protein → MNTPTTIKEYLAQLRAALAGADPAMIQDALYDAEEHLRSELADNPGMSEAELLAKIATSYGAPEEVADIYRTTEQTVARALRTPPPRPRRSALGRFFGVAADPHTWGALFYMLLALATGIFYFTWAVTGLSLSTGFAITLIGIPFFLLFMASVRGLSLVESRIVEGMLGVRMPRRPPYVERDRPWLKRIGGMLGDPRTWFTLLYMLLMLPLGIAYFTIVVVLTSVSLALIATPILKAVANTMHLESGSCVGAPDWVCGLAEWSISWPGVAVWCALGILLLFATLHLVRGIGRLHGAIAKHLLVKSARV
- a CDS encoding Transcriptional regulator, PadR family gives rise to the protein MGDTDAHLKKFEKELAAGTVSLVLLAVLAAAPEPLYGYQIAKLLERDAGGVLVGKQSALYPVLRNLSAAELLDTFVEPSEAGPPRRYYRITPLGRKVLRDWIGAWNSTRRFVDSILKD
- a CDS encoding Cytochrome c4 produces the protein MQSRTILVSLAAAALAFGCGTASAADGSVAAGKQKAAPCEACHGTDGNGIAPNYPALAGQYQDYLEHALHQYKDGQRTNAIMNGMAAPLSDQDIKDLTAFFSSLPSKLSDLHGKIQGGD
- a CDS encoding Cytochrome c4, translated to MIRSFLSVVLLAGFTCFVTTAFAKGDPAQGKLEVYSCHGCHGIPGYMSVYPEYHVPKLAGQNEQYIIDALNEYKSGARKYPTMHAQANSLTEQQIENIAAYLSSLAPKQK
- a CDS encoding putative serine protease, giving the protein MKTWRSICWGFLLLAAATVGVAAPESPMAHPEVVVLRVDGAISPASADYVVRGIERADSMHADAVVLELDTPGGLSSSMRDIIKAILASPVPVIGYVAPSGARAASAGTYIMYACHVAAMAPATNIGAATPVSLTGGGSIPLPSSSSGKPAAMESTELRKVTNDAVAYIRSLAERRGRNADWAEQAVREAASVSDTQALKLHVVDLVAPDLTQLLADVDGRKVETAAGERVLHTRGAALTSIDPGWRSNFLGVLANPSVAYILLLIGLGGLVMEGMHPGGVLPGVVGAICLLLALYAFQLLPVNFAGLGLILLGVVLIVSEAFVPAYGVLGTGGVISFVIGSVILMHTGVPGYGIALPVVVGVAIAAAGILAGIVWMAMRSRSRPVVSGREEMVGARAEVVADFEGLGAVHVHGERWQARSDVALKRGQNVIVTGLHGLVLEVRPAPPSKEESQ
- a CDS encoding Pterin-4-alpha-carbinolamine dehydratase yields the protein MTRDELAALACQPRKGAEHALDAPRVHEFLTLLPGWKAASDGKSIVKTFRFRDFHETLGFVNAIGWMANRQDHHPDLEVGYNRCVVHWSTHDVGGLSMNDFICAARVEAIAHG
- a CDS encoding slipin family protein; its protein translation is MIFPAVVVIVVVVLVILLSSLKVLREYQRGVIFLFGRFQAVKGPGIIVLIPIMQQMVRIDLRTIVMDVPPQDVISRDNVPVKVNAVILFRVIDPEKAVIQVEDAREATSQLAQTTLRSVLGQHELDEMLSERDKLNHDIQIILDQHTDAWGIKVSNVEIKQVDLDEGMIRAIARQAEAERQRRAKVINAEGEQQASEKLMQAAQTLMQQPQSIQLRYLQTLVEVAGIAGNKTNTIAFPLPLDLLEPLLGNKLRKPDAPPPA